A window of the Neofelis nebulosa isolate mNeoNeb1 chromosome 13, mNeoNeb1.pri, whole genome shotgun sequence genome harbors these coding sequences:
- the OIT3 gene encoding oncoprotein-induced transcript 3 protein isoform X1 translates to MSQFLLLTCVFLTITPASPMALDPCSAYISLNEPWRNTDHQFDESQGPPLCDNHVDGEWYRFTGMAGDAMPTFCIPENHCGTHAPVWLNGSHPLEGDGIVQRQACASFSGNCCLWNTTVEVKACPGGYYVYRLTKPSVCFHAYCGHFYDICDEDCHGSCLDTSECTCSPGTVLGPDRQTCFDENECEQNNGGCSEICVNLKNSYRCDCGVGRVLRSDGKTCEDIEGCHNNNGGCSHLCLVSEKGYQCECPRGLVLSEDNHTCQVPVLCRSNTIEVSIPRDLVGGLELFLTNTSCRGVSNGTHVNILFSLKTCGTVVNVVNDKIVASNLVTGLPKQTPGSSGDIIIRTSKLLIPVTCEFPRLYTISEGYVPNLRNTPLEIMGRSHGIFPFTLEIFKDNEFEEPYREALPTLKLRDSLYFGIEPVVHVNGLESLVESCFATPTSKIDEILKYYLIQDGCVSDDSVKQYTSRDHLAKHFQVPVFKFVGKDHKEVFLHCQVLVCGRLDEHSRCAQGCHRRMRREAVEGEDTAGLQSQMLTGGPISIDWED, encoded by the exons ATGTCTCAATTCCTGCTTCTCACCTGCGTCTTTCTCACCATCACACCTGCATCACCAATGG CCCTAGATCCCTGCTCTGCTTACATCAGCTTGAATGAGCCATGGAGGAACACCGACCACCAGTTCGATGAGTCTCAGGGCCCCCCTCTATGTGACAACCATGTGGATGGGGAGTGGTACCGCTTCACAGGCATGGCAGGGGATGCCATGCCCACCTTCTGCATACCTGAAAACCATTGTGGAACTCATGCACCTGTCTGGCTCAATGGTAGCCACCCTCTAGAAGGTGATGGCATCGTGCAACGCCAGGCCTGCGCAAGCTTCAGTGGGAACTGCTGCCTCTGGAACACCACGGTGGAGGTCAAGGCTTGTCCGGGTGGCTACTATGTATATCGTCTGACCAAGCCCAGTGTCTGCTTTCATGCCTACTGTGGTC ATTTTTATGACATCTGTGATGAGGACTGCCACGGCAGCTGCTTGGACACCAGTGAATGCACGTGTTCTCCGGGAACTGTGCTAGGCCCTGACAGGCAGACATGCTTCG ATGAAAATGAATGTGAGCAAAACAATGGTGGCTGCAGTGAGATCTGTGTAAATCTGAAAAATTCGTATCGCTGTGACTGTGGGGTTGGCCGTGTGCTAAGAAGTGATGGCAAGACGTGTGAAG ACATTGAAGGATGCCACAATAACAATGGTGGCTGCAGCCATCTTTGCCTTGTGTCTGAGAAGGGCTATCAGTGTGAATGTCCCCGGGGCTTGGTGCTGTCTGAGGATAACCACACATGCCAAG TCCCCGTGTTGTGCAGGTCAAATACCATTGAAGTGAGCATCCCCAGGGACCTGGTTGGCGGTCTGGAGCTCTTCCTGACCAACACCTCCTGCCGAGGAGTGTCCAACGGCACCCACGTCAACATCCTCTTCTCCCTCAAGACGTGTGGCACAGTGGTCAAT GTGGTAAATGACAAGATCGTGGCAAGCAACCTTGTGACAGGTCTACCCAAGCAGACCCCAGGGAGCAGCGGGGACATCATCATCCGAACCAGCAAACTGCTGATCCCAGTGACCTGCGAGTTTCCACGCCTGTACACCATTTCGGAAGGCTATGTTCCTAACCTTCGAAATACCCCACTGGAAATCATGGGCCGCAGTCATGGAATCTTCCCATTCACTCTGGAGATCTTCAAGGACAATGAGTTTGAAGAACCTTACCGGGAAGCTTTGCCCACCCTCAAGCTTCGAGACTCCCTCTACTTTGGCATTGAGCCTGTCGTGCACGTGAATGGCTTAGAAAGCCTAGTGGAGAGCTGCTttgccacccccacctccaagaTCGACGAGATCCTGAAGTACTACCTCATCCAGGATGG CTGTGTTTCAGATGACTCAGTGAAGCAGTACACATCACGAGACCACTTAGCAAAGCACTTTCAGGTTCCTGTCTTCAAGTTTGTGGGCAAAGACCACAAG GAAGTGTTTCTGCACTGCCAGGTCCTTGTCTGTGGAAGGCTGGACGAGCATTCTCGCTGTGCTCAGGGCTGCCACCGGCGAATGCGTCGTGAGGCAGTAGAGGGAGAGGATACAGCTGGTCTGCAGAGCCAGATGCTGACAGGCGGCCCGATCAGCATCGACTGGGAGGACTAG
- the OIT3 gene encoding oncoprotein-induced transcript 3 protein isoform X2, whose translation MSQFLLLTCVFLTITPASPMALDPCSAYISLNEPWRNTDHQFDESQGPPLCDNHVDGEWYRFTGMAGDAMPTFCIPENHCGTHAPVWLNGSHPLEGDGIVQRQACASFSGNCCLWNTTVEVKACPGGYYVYRLTKPSVCFHAYCGHFYDICDEDCHGSCLDTSECTCSPGTVLGPDRQTCFDIEGCHNNNGGCSHLCLVSEKGYQCECPRGLVLSEDNHTCQVPVLCRSNTIEVSIPRDLVGGLELFLTNTSCRGVSNGTHVNILFSLKTCGTVVNVVNDKIVASNLVTGLPKQTPGSSGDIIIRTSKLLIPVTCEFPRLYTISEGYVPNLRNTPLEIMGRSHGIFPFTLEIFKDNEFEEPYREALPTLKLRDSLYFGIEPVVHVNGLESLVESCFATPTSKIDEILKYYLIQDGCVSDDSVKQYTSRDHLAKHFQVPVFKFVGKDHKEVFLHCQVLVCGRLDEHSRCAQGCHRRMRREAVEGEDTAGLQSQMLTGGPISIDWED comes from the exons ATGTCTCAATTCCTGCTTCTCACCTGCGTCTTTCTCACCATCACACCTGCATCACCAATGG CCCTAGATCCCTGCTCTGCTTACATCAGCTTGAATGAGCCATGGAGGAACACCGACCACCAGTTCGATGAGTCTCAGGGCCCCCCTCTATGTGACAACCATGTGGATGGGGAGTGGTACCGCTTCACAGGCATGGCAGGGGATGCCATGCCCACCTTCTGCATACCTGAAAACCATTGTGGAACTCATGCACCTGTCTGGCTCAATGGTAGCCACCCTCTAGAAGGTGATGGCATCGTGCAACGCCAGGCCTGCGCAAGCTTCAGTGGGAACTGCTGCCTCTGGAACACCACGGTGGAGGTCAAGGCTTGTCCGGGTGGCTACTATGTATATCGTCTGACCAAGCCCAGTGTCTGCTTTCATGCCTACTGTGGTC ATTTTTATGACATCTGTGATGAGGACTGCCACGGCAGCTGCTTGGACACCAGTGAATGCACGTGTTCTCCGGGAACTGTGCTAGGCCCTGACAGGCAGACATGCTTCG ACATTGAAGGATGCCACAATAACAATGGTGGCTGCAGCCATCTTTGCCTTGTGTCTGAGAAGGGCTATCAGTGTGAATGTCCCCGGGGCTTGGTGCTGTCTGAGGATAACCACACATGCCAAG TCCCCGTGTTGTGCAGGTCAAATACCATTGAAGTGAGCATCCCCAGGGACCTGGTTGGCGGTCTGGAGCTCTTCCTGACCAACACCTCCTGCCGAGGAGTGTCCAACGGCACCCACGTCAACATCCTCTTCTCCCTCAAGACGTGTGGCACAGTGGTCAAT GTGGTAAATGACAAGATCGTGGCAAGCAACCTTGTGACAGGTCTACCCAAGCAGACCCCAGGGAGCAGCGGGGACATCATCATCCGAACCAGCAAACTGCTGATCCCAGTGACCTGCGAGTTTCCACGCCTGTACACCATTTCGGAAGGCTATGTTCCTAACCTTCGAAATACCCCACTGGAAATCATGGGCCGCAGTCATGGAATCTTCCCATTCACTCTGGAGATCTTCAAGGACAATGAGTTTGAAGAACCTTACCGGGAAGCTTTGCCCACCCTCAAGCTTCGAGACTCCCTCTACTTTGGCATTGAGCCTGTCGTGCACGTGAATGGCTTAGAAAGCCTAGTGGAGAGCTGCTttgccacccccacctccaagaTCGACGAGATCCTGAAGTACTACCTCATCCAGGATGG CTGTGTTTCAGATGACTCAGTGAAGCAGTACACATCACGAGACCACTTAGCAAAGCACTTTCAGGTTCCTGTCTTCAAGTTTGTGGGCAAAGACCACAAG GAAGTGTTTCTGCACTGCCAGGTCCTTGTCTGTGGAAGGCTGGACGAGCATTCTCGCTGTGCTCAGGGCTGCCACCGGCGAATGCGTCGTGAGGCAGTAGAGGGAGAGGATACAGCTGGTCTGCAGAGCCAGATGCTGACAGGCGGCCCGATCAGCATCGACTGGGAGGACTAG